A genomic window from Labrus bergylta chromosome 7, fLabBer1.1, whole genome shotgun sequence includes:
- the LOC109995215 gene encoding GRAM domain-containing protein 2A isoform X2 — protein sequence MKMMSENLEQSDDVSVLPPHEVEPPREEDGHCPLPFRLQLIDDLSYEDVKKCYRGSTVSKYNSQYHKLFQIVPKEEILMKVYSCALLRDILLQGRLYISRNWLCFYANLFGKDIKVCIPVVSVRLVKKHRTAGLVPNGLAITMDTGQKYVFVSLLSRDSVYDVLRRICTHLQVNGKSLSLKQYLEEPSSLSMDEFPEVLKWRRKPSLPAVSSSLPDLLGNSTPSLVADTTFSTHTLTDSSLETEKILLTEPVPELGQMEYQLLKLFVLLVFLLVLSSCYLAFRVCRLEQQLSFLSSQPTLRERCGEVPCWLANQRTGT from the exons ATGAAGATGATGTCGGAGAATCTGGAGCAGAGTGATGATGTCAGCGTCCTGCCCCCCCATGAGGTTGAGCCCCCCAGGGAGGAGGATGGACACTGCCCCCTACCCTTCAG ACTGCAGCTGATCGACGACCTCTCCTATGAAGACGTGAAGAAGTGTTACAGAGGATCA ACTGTCAGCAAATACAACTCTCAGTACCACAAACTGTTCCAGATTGTTCCTAAAGAGGAGATCCTGATGAAAG TGTATTCGTGTGCGCTGTTGAGAGACATCCTGCTGCAGGGTCGACTCTACATCTCCAGGAACTGGCTGTGTTTCTATGCTAACCTGTTTGGTAAAGACATCAAG gtgtgtatACCTGTGGTGTCCGTGCGGCTGGTGAAGAAACACAGGACTGCGGGTTTGGTGCCGAACGGGCTGGCTATCACCATGGACACGGGACAGAAG TACGTGTTTGTGTCACTGCTGTCCAGAGACAGCGTGTACGACGTCCTGCGGAGGATCTGCACACACCTGCAG GTGAACGGGAAGAGTCTGAGTCTGAAGCAGTACCTGGAGGAGCCCAGCTCTCTCTCTATG GATGAGTTTCCAGAGGTGTTGAAGTGGAGGAGGAAACCGTCGCTCCCCGCCGTGTCCTCGTCCCTCCCGGACCTGCTGGGaaactccacccccagcctcgTCGCAGACACAACCTTcagcacacacacgctcacag ACAGCAGTTTGGAGACGGAGAAGATCCTGCTGACAGAACCAGTGCCTGAACTGGGACAGATGGAGTACCAGCTGCTGAAACTCTTCGTCCTGCT ggtCTTCCTGTTGGTCCTGTCGTCCTGCTACCTGGCCTTCAGAGTTTGCCGTCTGGAGCAGCAGCTGAGCTTCCTGAGCAGCCAGCCGACACTCAgagagag gTGTGGTGAGGTGCCCTGCtggctggccaatcagaggacaggAACCTGA
- the LOC109995215 gene encoding GRAM domain-containing protein 2A isoform X1: MKMMSENLEQSDDVSVLPPHEVEPPREEDGHCPLPFRKCVLKQAVWRFSLHDITKGSNPSPRLQLIDDLSYEDVKKCYRGSTVSKYNSQYHKLFQIVPKEEILMKVYSCALLRDILLQGRLYISRNWLCFYANLFGKDIKVCIPVVSVRLVKKHRTAGLVPNGLAITMDTGQKYVFVSLLSRDSVYDVLRRICTHLQVNGKSLSLKQYLEEPSSLSMDEFPEVLKWRRKPSLPAVSSSLPDLLGNSTPSLVADTTFSTHTLTDSSLETEKILLTEPVPELGQMEYQLLKLFVLLVFLLVLSSCYLAFRVCRLEQQLSFLSSQPTLRERCGEVPCWLANQRTGT; this comes from the exons ATGAAGATGATGTCGGAGAATCTGGAGCAGAGTGATGATGTCAGCGTCCTGCCCCCCCATGAGGTTGAGCCCCCCAGGGAGGAGGATGGACACTGCCCCCTACCCTTCAG aaaatgtgtgctcaaacaggccgtttggagattttcccttcatgacatcacaaagggcagtaacccctcccccag ACTGCAGCTGATCGACGACCTCTCCTATGAAGACGTGAAGAAGTGTTACAGAGGATCA ACTGTCAGCAAATACAACTCTCAGTACCACAAACTGTTCCAGATTGTTCCTAAAGAGGAGATCCTGATGAAAG TGTATTCGTGTGCGCTGTTGAGAGACATCCTGCTGCAGGGTCGACTCTACATCTCCAGGAACTGGCTGTGTTTCTATGCTAACCTGTTTGGTAAAGACATCAAG gtgtgtatACCTGTGGTGTCCGTGCGGCTGGTGAAGAAACACAGGACTGCGGGTTTGGTGCCGAACGGGCTGGCTATCACCATGGACACGGGACAGAAG TACGTGTTTGTGTCACTGCTGTCCAGAGACAGCGTGTACGACGTCCTGCGGAGGATCTGCACACACCTGCAG GTGAACGGGAAGAGTCTGAGTCTGAAGCAGTACCTGGAGGAGCCCAGCTCTCTCTCTATG GATGAGTTTCCAGAGGTGTTGAAGTGGAGGAGGAAACCGTCGCTCCCCGCCGTGTCCTCGTCCCTCCCGGACCTGCTGGGaaactccacccccagcctcgTCGCAGACACAACCTTcagcacacacacgctcacag ACAGCAGTTTGGAGACGGAGAAGATCCTGCTGACAGAACCAGTGCCTGAACTGGGACAGATGGAGTACCAGCTGCTGAAACTCTTCGTCCTGCT ggtCTTCCTGTTGGTCCTGTCGTCCTGCTACCTGGCCTTCAGAGTTTGCCGTCTGGAGCAGCAGCTGAGCTTCCTGAGCAGCCAGCCGACACTCAgagagag gTGTGGTGAGGTGCCCTGCtggctggccaatcagaggacaggAACCTGA
- the LOC109995215 gene encoding GRAM domain-containing protein 2A isoform X3, with the protein MKMMSENLEQSDDVSVLPPHEVEPPREEDGHCPLPFRLQLIDDLSYEDVKKCYRGSTVSKYNSQYHKLFQIVPKEEILMKVYSCALLRDILLQGRLYISRNWLCFYANLFGKDIKVCIPVVSVRLVKKHRTAGLVPNGLAITMDTGQKYVFVSLLSRDSVYDVLRRICTHLQVNGKSLSLKQYLEEPSSLSMDEFPEVLKWRRKPSLPAVSSSLPDLLGNSTPSLVADTTFSTHTLTDSSLETEKILLTEPVPELGQMEYQLLKLFVLLVFLLVLSSCYLAFRVCRLEQQLSFLSSQPTLRER; encoded by the exons ATGAAGATGATGTCGGAGAATCTGGAGCAGAGTGATGATGTCAGCGTCCTGCCCCCCCATGAGGTTGAGCCCCCCAGGGAGGAGGATGGACACTGCCCCCTACCCTTCAG ACTGCAGCTGATCGACGACCTCTCCTATGAAGACGTGAAGAAGTGTTACAGAGGATCA ACTGTCAGCAAATACAACTCTCAGTACCACAAACTGTTCCAGATTGTTCCTAAAGAGGAGATCCTGATGAAAG TGTATTCGTGTGCGCTGTTGAGAGACATCCTGCTGCAGGGTCGACTCTACATCTCCAGGAACTGGCTGTGTTTCTATGCTAACCTGTTTGGTAAAGACATCAAG gtgtgtatACCTGTGGTGTCCGTGCGGCTGGTGAAGAAACACAGGACTGCGGGTTTGGTGCCGAACGGGCTGGCTATCACCATGGACACGGGACAGAAG TACGTGTTTGTGTCACTGCTGTCCAGAGACAGCGTGTACGACGTCCTGCGGAGGATCTGCACACACCTGCAG GTGAACGGGAAGAGTCTGAGTCTGAAGCAGTACCTGGAGGAGCCCAGCTCTCTCTCTATG GATGAGTTTCCAGAGGTGTTGAAGTGGAGGAGGAAACCGTCGCTCCCCGCCGTGTCCTCGTCCCTCCCGGACCTGCTGGGaaactccacccccagcctcgTCGCAGACACAACCTTcagcacacacacgctcacag ACAGCAGTTTGGAGACGGAGAAGATCCTGCTGACAGAACCAGTGCCTGAACTGGGACAGATGGAGTACCAGCTGCTGAAACTCTTCGTCCTGCT ggtCTTCCTGTTGGTCCTGTCGTCCTGCTACCTGGCCTTCAGAGTTTGCCGTCTGGAGCAGCAGCTGAGCTTCCTGAGCAGCCAGCCGACACTCAgagagaggtaa